A region from the Desulfoglaeba alkanexedens ALDC genome encodes:
- a CDS encoding type II toxin-antitoxin system RelE/ParE family toxin, whose protein sequence is MIRSFKHKGLACFFQTGSTAGIQSAYAKKLRLILGRLHAASSPQDMNLPGLRLHELSGKRAGTWAVDVSGNWRITFKFSGNDTEFVNYEDYH, encoded by the coding sequence ATGATCCGGAGCTTCAAGCACAAGGGACTGGCCTGTTTCTTTCAAACTGGTAGTACTGCTGGAATCCAATCAGCTTACGCAAAGAAGCTCCGTCTTATCCTCGGTCGGCTTCATGCCGCTTCCAGCCCTCAGGACATGAATTTGCCGGGGCTGCGGCTGCATGAGCTGAGCGGAAAGCGAGCAGGTACCTGGGCCGTGGACGTCAGTGGAAACTGGCGGATTACATTTAAGTTCTCAGGCAATGACACCGAGTTTGTTAACTACGAGGACTATCACTGA
- a CDS encoding HigA family addiction module antitoxin has translation MLMHNPPHPGEIIRELCLEPLGISVTEAAKALGVSRKTLSAILNGRAGISPEMAVRLSIAFDTSAESWMNQQVQFDLWNAEQHRKELKVERISAA, from the coding sequence ATGCTTATGCACAATCCTCCCCATCCCGGCGAAATCATTAGAGAGCTCTGCCTGGAGCCGCTGGGTATCTCCGTCACCGAAGCTGCCAAGGCTCTTGGGGTGAGCCGGAAGACCCTGAGTGCAATTCTAAATGGTCGAGCAGGCATCAGCCCGGAGATGGCCGTACGACTTTCAATTGCCTTTGATACGTCGGCCGAAAGCTGGATGAACCAACAAGTCCAATTTGATCTATGGAATGCAGAACAGCATCGGAAGGAACTGAAGGTCGAGCGAATTTCTGCTGCATAA
- a CDS encoding Hsp20/alpha crystallin family protein, translating to MFGLIPWERRERALAFPREWSLFDRFFDEWMPSVRREEIPVVPAFDLSETEDKIVVKADLPGVDAKDLDIQIVGNVLTVSGEKKQEREEKDESYHWVERRFGSFSRSIRLPVEVKADEVEAVYKDGVLRIEIPKVESAKPKKIPVKR from the coding sequence ATGTTCGGACTGATTCCATGGGAACGCAGGGAACGTGCGTTGGCTTTTCCAAGGGAGTGGAGCCTTTTCGATCGTTTCTTCGATGAGTGGATGCCTTCGGTAAGGCGGGAGGAAATCCCGGTGGTGCCGGCCTTCGACCTGTCCGAAACCGAGGACAAGATCGTGGTGAAGGCCGATCTTCCCGGTGTTGACGCGAAGGATCTCGATATACAGATCGTGGGCAACGTCCTCACGGTCAGCGGTGAAAAGAAGCAGGAGCGGGAGGAGAAGGACGAGTCCTACCATTGGGTGGAGCGGCGTTTCGGGTCTTTCAGTCGTTCCATCCGCCTTCCGGTGGAAGTGAAGGCCGATGAAGTGGAGGCGGTCTATAAGGACGGTGTACTCCGGATTGAGATTCCCAAGGTGGAATCCGCGAAGCCGAAGAAGATTCCGGTCAAGCGCTGA
- a CDS encoding lactate utilization protein: MERPTENYWQLRLEKTRKALEANNFQVYTAEDGSAAARIVMDQILPETGARSVSWGGSGTFTSTGLYDTLRRRSDLEIIDTFEKDLSDTERIERRRRALLVDLFVTGTNAVTETGLLVNLDMIGNRVAAITFGPKNVAILVGRNKIVPDLEEAMMRVKGYAAPVNAMRLDKKTPCAKTSYCEDCNSPDRICNHWTITEKAFPKGRIKVVLINESLGI; encoded by the coding sequence ATGGAACGACCTACAGAAAACTACTGGCAGTTGCGACTCGAAAAAACGCGGAAGGCGCTGGAGGCCAACAATTTTCAGGTCTACACCGCCGAGGACGGTTCGGCGGCCGCTCGGATCGTCATGGATCAGATCCTGCCGGAGACCGGAGCCCGGAGCGTCTCCTGGGGTGGATCCGGAACGTTCACGTCCACGGGGCTCTATGACACTCTCCGCCGGCGTTCCGACCTGGAAATCATCGATACTTTCGAAAAGGATCTTTCCGACACGGAAAGAATCGAAAGGCGGCGGCGGGCTCTGCTCGTCGATCTTTTTGTCACGGGAACCAACGCGGTCACCGAGACCGGGCTGCTGGTCAATCTGGACATGATTGGAAACCGGGTGGCGGCCATCACCTTCGGCCCTAAAAACGTCGCAATCCTCGTCGGGCGCAACAAAATCGTCCCGGACTTGGAAGAGGCCATGATGCGGGTTAAGGGCTATGCCGCCCCGGTCAACGCCATGCGACTTGACAAGAAGACCCCGTGCGCCAAAACGTCCTACTGCGAAGACTGCAACAGCCCGGATCGGATTTGCAACCATTGGACCATCACCGAGAAGGCCTTTCCCAAGGGCCGCATCAAGGTGGTGCTCATCAACGAATCCCTGGGAATCTGA
- a CDS encoding NAD(P)/FAD-dependent oxidoreductase, whose translation MAERIQCDVAVLGTGPAGLQAAIHAARRKADVLVLGKIVKSSAYQTHVENYCCIDGTTGEALLEEGRRQAERMGARFLDEDAVSIRKTHPGFEITTEGGSIVSCKAVVLAMGISRKTLKVPGEKEFLGRGVSYCVECDAHFFKDKVVAVVGCESAAVSGALTLLFYAREVHLVCRKLLVAENLAERLRETPVVLHEGRWVEAIEGTTEVESLLLDDGTRLPVQGVFIELGAKGAVELAAELGVALDPETMEYVSVNRRQETNVAGIYAAGDICGPPWQIAKAVGEGCVAGLEAAAYAKKPAKETS comes from the coding sequence ATGGCGGAAAGGATTCAATGCGACGTAGCGGTTCTCGGTACGGGTCCGGCGGGACTCCAGGCCGCCATCCACGCGGCGAGAAGAAAGGCGGACGTGCTCGTTCTGGGAAAGATCGTGAAAAGCAGCGCCTATCAGACGCACGTCGAAAACTACTGCTGCATCGACGGCACGACCGGTGAAGCCCTGCTCGAAGAAGGCCGCCGTCAGGCGGAACGCATGGGGGCCCGTTTCTTAGACGAAGACGCCGTGTCCATCCGGAAAACGCACCCGGGTTTTGAAATCACGACGGAAGGCGGCTCGATCGTAAGCTGCAAGGCGGTGGTCCTCGCCATGGGGATCTCCCGGAAAACCTTGAAGGTTCCCGGCGAAAAGGAATTCCTGGGCCGCGGCGTCAGCTATTGCGTGGAATGTGACGCCCACTTCTTCAAGGACAAGGTGGTGGCGGTCGTCGGCTGTGAAAGCGCGGCGGTCTCGGGAGCCCTGACGCTGCTGTTCTACGCCCGGGAAGTTCACCTGGTCTGCCGGAAACTTCTGGTCGCGGAAAACCTGGCGGAGCGCCTGAGAGAAACCCCCGTAGTTCTTCACGAAGGACGTTGGGTCGAAGCCATCGAAGGGACCACGGAAGTGGAAAGCCTTCTTCTCGACGATGGAACCCGGCTCCCTGTACAAGGGGTGTTCATAGAACTGGGCGCCAAAGGCGCCGTCGAACTGGCGGCCGAGCTCGGCGTGGCGCTGGATCCGGAGACCATGGAGTACGTATCGGTAAACCGCAGGCAGGAAACCAACGTAGCGGGTATCTATGCAGCCGGGGACATCTGCGGTCCGCCCTGGCAGATCGCCAAGGCGGTGGGAGAAGGCTGCGTAGCCGGGCTGGAAGCCGCGGCATACGCCAAGAAACCGGCCAAGGAAACGTCATGA
- a CDS encoding HAD family hydrolase gives MNHLKAIGFDLFNTLITVEPHALDEALSRLTEHLGRCGLDVGFEAFRAVHREEALRFIREAKKDGRETHNRFWISAALHRMEYDVPPDDPVISGAVDAYFSAFLELARPIPGTKEMLGTLKGRYRIGLLSNFTHAPAAEYILDRLDLFPFFDTVVISGAIGYRKPHPVVFRRLSEGLKTPPDQIGYVGDDPECDVVGARQAGLQPIWTTYVKDRNIPFAPGLSAAPIPDPDGGVPRISSWEDLAALLER, from the coding sequence ATGAATCACCTCAAAGCTATCGGATTCGATCTCTTCAACACGCTCATCACCGTGGAACCTCACGCGCTGGACGAAGCGCTGTCGCGCCTCACGGAGCACCTGGGTCGGTGCGGCTTGGATGTGGGATTCGAAGCCTTTCGCGCGGTTCATCGCGAGGAGGCCCTGCGCTTCATCCGGGAGGCAAAAAAAGACGGACGCGAGACCCACAACCGGTTCTGGATCAGCGCCGCCCTCCACCGCATGGAATATGACGTCCCCCCGGACGACCCCGTGATTTCCGGAGCCGTCGACGCTTATTTCAGCGCTTTCCTGGAGCTGGCCCGGCCGATCCCCGGAACCAAGGAAATGCTGGGCACCCTGAAAGGCCGCTATCGGATCGGCCTGCTTTCCAACTTCACCCACGCACCGGCCGCCGAATACATCCTGGACCGGCTTGATCTTTTCCCGTTCTTCGATACCGTCGTCATCTCTGGAGCGATCGGTTACCGCAAACCTCATCCGGTCGTGTTTCGACGGCTGTCCGAAGGCCTGAAGACACCGCCGGATCAAATCGGTTATGTGGGAGACGATCCGGAGTGCGACGTGGTGGGAGCTCGGCAGGCGGGTCTTCAGCCCATTTGGACCACATACGTGAAAGACCGTAACATTCCGTTCGCCCCCGGACTCTCCGCGGCACCCATTCCCGATCCGGACGGCGGAGTGCCCCGCATTTCCAGCTGGGAGGACCTCGCGGCTTTGTTGGAAAGGTGA
- a CDS encoding ABC transporter ATP-binding protein: protein MSENTLHPLETSETPGPPERWIALEDVSLVRSRRLILDGIHWSIAPGTHWVVLGANGSGKTTLLMVLAGYHWPTRGRVTVLGRRFGEIDLRELRKDIGWVGSFLQAQIPSNQKPLDLIVSGRYAAVGRIFQQPTAEDRELAGNLAECLECSNILGSSYGVLSQGEKQRLLIARALMARPRLLILDEPCAGLDLVAREKLLRSLERLGRAPDCPTFVFVTHHLEEIIPVISHVLVLKDGRVLAQGPKDEVLTSPVLSRAFGISIEVARENGRFRAWAAGGAGFFLS from the coding sequence TTGTCCGAGAATACCCTTCACCCTTTGGAGACTTCCGAGACTCCAGGCCCCCCGGAGCGCTGGATCGCTCTCGAAGACGTTTCTTTGGTGCGGTCCCGCCGGCTCATTCTGGACGGGATCCATTGGTCGATCGCGCCGGGGACGCACTGGGTGGTCCTCGGAGCCAACGGTTCCGGAAAGACCACGCTCCTTATGGTCTTGGCGGGCTATCATTGGCCGACCCGTGGGCGCGTCACGGTTCTGGGACGGCGCTTTGGTGAAATCGACCTGCGCGAACTCCGGAAAGACATCGGGTGGGTCGGTTCATTCCTGCAGGCCCAGATTCCTTCCAACCAGAAACCACTGGATCTCATTGTGAGCGGCAGATATGCCGCCGTCGGCCGCATCTTTCAGCAACCCACGGCGGAGGACCGTGAACTGGCTGGGAATCTGGCCGAGTGCCTGGAATGTTCCAATATCCTGGGGTCTTCCTACGGGGTGCTCTCCCAGGGGGAAAAGCAGCGCTTGCTGATCGCCCGAGCCCTGATGGCCCGCCCCAGGCTCCTGATCTTGGATGAACCCTGCGCCGGGCTGGACCTGGTGGCGCGGGAAAAGCTCCTTCGATCCCTTGAACGGCTCGGCCGCGCCCCCGACTGCCCCACCTTCGTCTTCGTGACGCATCATCTGGAAGAGATCATTCCGGTCATTTCCCACGTCCTTGTCTTGAAAGACGGGCGGGTCCTGGCACAGGGACCCAAGGATGAAGTGCTCACTTCGCCGGTCCTGAGTCGGGCCTTCGGAATCTCCATTGAAGTCGCCAGGGAAAACGGTCGGTTTCGAGCGTGGGCGGCGGGCGGTGCGGGCTTCTTCCTGTCCTGA
- a CDS encoding NAD(P)H-quinone oxidoreductase: MRAIRVEETGKPGDWNKLVVAEVPRPEPAEGEVLVQVEAFSVNRADLLQRRGLYPPPPGASPILGLDCAGYVVELGAGVSRWHVGDRVFAVVAGGGYGRYVVIPEDHLIPIPENLSFTEAAAAAEVFLVAFLNLFLEAGLQKGETLLLHGGGSGVGTAAVQLARESGACVIVTAATAEKIERCLQLGAWAGINYKTEDFARRVRELTDGRGVDVVLDWIGAPYLGKHLDILKPGGRLVIIGLMGGHTGEITLAPLLTKRLKIIGSVLRSRSREEKAELVRRFRSQVLPLLASGSVKPVVDSVFNAEEVETAHQRMQEGGHFGKIVLTWSD, from the coding sequence ATGCGGGCCATCCGGGTTGAGGAAACCGGAAAGCCGGGTGACTGGAACAAGCTGGTTGTGGCCGAGGTTCCGCGCCCCGAACCCGCCGAAGGCGAAGTTCTGGTGCAGGTCGAAGCCTTTTCGGTTAACCGAGCCGATCTTCTGCAGCGGCGCGGTCTCTATCCGCCGCCTCCGGGGGCCTCGCCGATTCTCGGCTTGGACTGCGCCGGCTACGTGGTTGAGCTGGGTGCCGGTGTGAGCCGATGGCACGTGGGCGACCGTGTTTTCGCCGTGGTCGCGGGTGGAGGCTACGGCCGCTACGTGGTGATCCCGGAAGACCACCTGATCCCCATTCCGGAAAACCTGTCCTTCACCGAGGCCGCCGCCGCTGCGGAGGTTTTTCTGGTGGCGTTCCTGAACCTGTTTCTGGAGGCGGGGCTTCAAAAAGGCGAGACGTTGCTCCTCCACGGTGGAGGAAGCGGCGTCGGGACCGCCGCCGTTCAACTGGCTCGGGAATCAGGAGCGTGCGTCATCGTGACTGCGGCGACGGCGGAAAAAATTGAACGCTGCCTGCAGCTGGGCGCTTGGGCCGGCATCAACTACAAGACCGAAGATTTCGCCAGGAGGGTGCGGGAGCTGACGGACGGCCGCGGGGTCGACGTGGTTCTCGACTGGATCGGCGCGCCGTATCTCGGAAAGCATCTGGACATCTTGAAACCCGGCGGCCGGCTGGTCATCATCGGGCTCATGGGCGGACATACGGGGGAAATAACGCTTGCTCCCCTCCTTACGAAGCGGCTCAAGATCATCGGGTCCGTACTCAGAAGCCGCAGCCGGGAAGAAAAGGCGGAGCTGGTCCGCCGATTCCGGAGTCAGGTGCTTCCGCTGCTGGCTTCCGGTAGCGTGAAGCCCGTGGTGGATTCCGTCTTCAATGCTGAAGAGGTCGAAACGGCCCATCAGCGGATGCAGGAGGGCGGCCATTTTGGAAAGATTGTCCTCACGTGGTCGGACTAG
- the radC gene encoding RadC family protein gives MKWLDPMTLGPDGHRKRLRERFERGGLEGFHDHEVLELLLTFAIPRRDVKPEARRLLDEFKSLSAVLDAPLAGLCRVKGIGPQAAALISLTSKLLDRYQKDRWKRVNCLQSTRDAVGYLQSLLASERNEVFYVLALNSQNGLIAAEEIQRGTVNRTAVFPRLVVEAVLKHRATAVIFAHNHPGGDPRPSEADRQLTRKLCGILKDLDIAVHDHIIIAGLDYYSFAENGEMR, from the coding sequence GTGAAGTGGTTGGATCCCATGACGCTGGGCCCCGATGGACACCGAAAACGGCTTCGGGAACGATTCGAGCGGGGTGGCCTGGAAGGTTTCCACGATCACGAGGTGCTGGAACTGCTGCTGACCTTCGCCATTCCGCGGCGGGACGTGAAGCCCGAGGCACGGCGACTGCTCGATGAATTCAAGTCCCTTTCGGCCGTTTTGGACGCGCCCTTGGCCGGGTTGTGTCGAGTGAAAGGGATCGGACCCCAGGCTGCGGCCCTCATTTCTCTGACGTCCAAGCTCCTCGACCGCTATCAAAAGGACCGGTGGAAGCGGGTGAACTGCCTCCAATCCACCCGGGATGCGGTGGGGTATCTGCAATCCCTTTTGGCGAGCGAACGCAACGAGGTCTTCTACGTTCTGGCCCTCAACAGCCAAAACGGGCTCATCGCGGCTGAAGAAATTCAGCGGGGGACGGTCAACCGCACGGCCGTCTTTCCCCGGCTGGTGGTGGAAGCGGTGTTGAAGCATCGGGCCACCGCGGTCATTTTCGCCCACAACCATCCGGGTGGAGACCCGCGGCCATCCGAGGCCGACCGCCAGCTCACGAGAAAGCTCTGCGGCATTTTGAAAGATCTCGACATCGCGGTGCACGACCACATCATCATCGCGGGTCTCGATTACTATTCCTTTGCTGAAAACGGGGAAATGAGATGA
- a CDS encoding MlaC/ttg2D family ABC transporter substrate-binding protein: MKWGCRSKSRWLAFLVAVVTMSGATWVRAASEPGPMEVIRAGTDRVLEVLNLGGAEPTPERIKQRREEIREIAYDYVSFEEMSKRALGRHWKKLSPQERDEFVELFQKLLYNTYIDRVDTYTGGEEKIYYDQERVEGDYAQIKTRISYKESEIPVEYRMVRTNGKWMVYDVVIEGVSFVNNYRKQFDEVLTNRSFDHLLSVLRDKIAQLEKS; encoded by the coding sequence ATGAAATGGGGTTGCCGTTCGAAGTCGAGATGGTTGGCTTTTCTGGTTGCCGTGGTCACGATGTCGGGTGCCACCTGGGTTAGGGCCGCCTCCGAGCCCGGGCCGATGGAAGTCATCCGCGCGGGGACGGACCGGGTGCTGGAGGTGCTCAACCTGGGCGGCGCTGAACCCACGCCTGAGAGGATAAAGCAACGGCGGGAAGAAATCAGGGAAATCGCCTATGATTACGTCAGCTTCGAGGAGATGTCCAAGCGGGCCTTGGGGCGGCACTGGAAGAAGCTCTCGCCCCAGGAACGCGATGAATTTGTGGAACTCTTTCAAAAGCTGCTGTACAACACCTATATCGATCGGGTGGACACGTACACCGGCGGCGAAGAAAAAATCTACTACGATCAGGAACGGGTGGAGGGCGATTACGCGCAGATCAAGACACGGATCAGCTACAAGGAATCGGAAATACCCGTAGAATACCGCATGGTGCGCACAAACGGGAAGTGGATGGTCTACGATGTGGTCATTGAGGGGGTGAGCTTCGTGAACAACTACCGCAAGCAGTTCGACGAGGTGCTGACCAACCGGAGTTTCGATCATCTGCTGAGTGTGCTGCGTGACAAGATCGCCCAGTTGGAAAAGAGCTGA
- a CDS encoding class I SAM-dependent rRNA methyltransferase has translation MEKGKALARTVRVSSACEKRILRGHRWIFSNEVEERLKEFLPGEWVTVVSGSGRALGVGYINPRSLIAVRLVGAPGQEPTRAFFRDRVEAAVRYRAACYPGASVCRLIFGESDGLPGLVVDRYGDVLVTQVTTAGMAAVEEDLHAVLAERLNPRAIVFRNDTGARQLEGLPLEKGVAYGSLSGPLEVDCHGLRWSVDPLDGQKTGLYLDQRDNREALRRWVQGKRVLDLFCYEGGWSLVAAAAGAAEVTGVDSSEAAVERARENARLNGLSQDVSFVRTEALDYLKRTPRGAFDVIVADPPAFAKTKSVLKQALKGYTDLNRRALLALKPEGILVTSSCSYHVSEQDFQGILLKAALAAGRRLRLLQAGGQALDHPPVLAMPETRYLKCFFVQDVPEFSRPFSASDTFKGGEES, from the coding sequence TTGGAGAAAGGCAAAGCATTGGCACGGACGGTCAGGGTTAGCTCGGCTTGTGAGAAGCGGATCCTCAGGGGTCATCGCTGGATTTTCAGCAACGAGGTCGAGGAAAGACTCAAGGAGTTCCTCCCCGGGGAGTGGGTGACGGTGGTTTCCGGGAGCGGCAGGGCGCTGGGTGTGGGGTACATCAATCCCCGTTCGCTCATCGCCGTGAGGTTGGTCGGGGCACCCGGGCAGGAACCGACGAGGGCTTTTTTTCGGGACCGCGTGGAAGCGGCGGTCCGTTATCGGGCGGCGTGTTACCCGGGGGCTTCGGTGTGCCGCCTGATTTTTGGAGAATCAGACGGTCTTCCAGGACTGGTGGTGGACCGTTACGGCGACGTTTTGGTCACACAGGTCACCACGGCGGGCATGGCGGCGGTGGAAGAGGACCTCCATGCGGTTCTTGCGGAAAGGTTGAATCCGCGGGCGATCGTCTTCCGGAACGATACCGGCGCGCGGCAACTGGAAGGACTCCCCCTGGAAAAGGGCGTGGCCTATGGGAGTCTTTCCGGGCCGCTGGAGGTGGACTGTCACGGGCTGCGTTGGTCCGTCGATCCCCTGGACGGCCAGAAGACCGGGCTCTACCTGGACCAGCGGGACAACCGGGAGGCGCTTCGGCGATGGGTTCAAGGAAAGCGGGTTCTGGACCTCTTCTGCTATGAAGGAGGTTGGAGCCTTGTGGCTGCGGCGGCGGGAGCGGCCGAAGTGACGGGCGTCGACTCTTCGGAAGCCGCCGTCGAACGGGCCCGGGAAAACGCCCGCCTGAACGGTTTGTCGCAGGACGTCTCTTTCGTGAGGACTGAGGCGCTTGATTACCTGAAGCGAACGCCGCGCGGGGCTTTCGACGTGATTGTTGCGGACCCGCCGGCCTTCGCCAAGACGAAATCGGTCCTGAAGCAGGCCCTCAAGGGCTACACGGATTTGAATCGGCGGGCCTTGCTGGCGCTCAAACCCGAGGGTATCCTTGTAACCTCGTCGTGTTCGTATCACGTGAGCGAACAGGACTTTCAGGGCATACTCCTCAAGGCGGCGCTCGCGGCCGGCCGGCGACTCAGGCTGCTCCAGGCGGGCGGTCAGGCACTGGATCATCCTCCGGTGCTCGCCATGCCGGAAACACGCTATCTCAAGTGCTTTTTCGTCCAGGATGTTCCCGAGTTTTCGAGGCCTTTTTCTGCTTCTGATACGTTTAAAGGAGGGGAAGAATCATGA